The Meles meles chromosome 12, mMelMel3.1 paternal haplotype, whole genome shotgun sequence genome includes a window with the following:
- the SELPLG gene encoding P-selectin glycoprotein ligand 1, giving the protein MSLQVLLLLILLCPDSSLQLWGIGKNGTQEAPDALLARGRRQVDEDQEEDSYDYVTEGTGPPEMLTDNPGSLALTPKLLVELVTLGHGNPEPDALEVATGESASLDAGGVTLGNLSTEVATQAIPVTANPLTKAPATTLPPITEVPSTERALSTEWATTEALSTEPAATEALTTQPVDTEAPSMKSTVVETLSTGPEATDALSTEPTTTEAPSMKPTVVETLSTGPEATDALSTEPTATEAPSMKSTVVETLSTGPEATDALSTEPTATEPLSADPATTIGHLTTSPLVTSDPQNSTTVAAGNLSAVLTEQWKNRHRLSPQSSVAPIPTGAPDHIPVKQCLLAILILALVATTFLVCTVVLAVRLSRKNHMYPVRNYSPTEMVCISSLLPEGGEVPPATTNGGLPNAKSQGIKAEPGEGRDGDDLTLQSFLP; this is encoded by the coding sequence ATGTCTCTGCAAGTCCTCCTTCTTCTGATTTTGCTGTGCCCTGACAGCAGCCTCCAGCTATGGGGGATAGGGAAGAATGGAACCCAGGAGGCCCCAGACGCCCTGCTCGCCCGGGGCCGGAGACAGGTGGATGAGGACCAAGAAGAGGACTCGTATGACTATGTTACAGAAGGCACAGGCCCTCCAGAAATGCTTACAGATAACCCTGGGTCTTTGGCCCTGACTCCGAAACTTCTGGTGGAGTTGGTGACATTGGGGCATGGAAATCCTGAGCCAGACGCTCTGGAGGTGGCCACAGGGGAGTCGGCTAGCCTGGATGCAGGAGGGGTGACCCTGGGGAATCTGAGCACGGAAGTGGCCACACAAGCCATTCCTGTCACAGCAAATCCACTGACCAAAGCACCGGCCACTACATTACCTCCCATCACAGAGGTTCCATCCACAGAGAGGGCTCTGTCTACAGAGTGGGCCACTACCGAGGCCCTGTCCACAGAGCCAGCAGCCACAGAGGCACTGACCACGCAACCTGTGGACACAGAGGCCCCGTCCATGAAGTCTACTGTCGTGGAGACCCTGTCCACAGGGCCAGAAGCCACGGATGCCCTGTCCACGGAGCCTACTACCACAGAGGCCCCATCCATGAAGCCTACTGTCGTGGAGACCCTGTCCACAGGGCCAGAAGCCACAGACGCCCTGTCCACGGAGCCTACTGCCACAGAGGCCCCATCCATGAAGTCTACTGTTGTGGAGACCCTGTCCACAGGGCCAGAAGCCACAGACGCCCTGTCCACGGAGCCCACTGCCACAGAGCCCCTGTCCGCAGATCCAGCCACCACCATAGGGCACCTAACCACCAGCCCTCTTGTGACCTCTGATCCTCAAAACAGCACCACTGTGGCAGCGGGCAATTTGTCTGCTGTCCTCACCGAGCAATGGAAAAACAGGCATCGTCTCTCCCCACAGAGCTCCGTGGCCCCCATCCCCACGGGGGCCCCGGATCACATCCCTGTGAAGCAGTGCCTGCTGGCCATCCTCATCTTGGCCCTGGTAGCCACAACCTTTCTCGTGTGCACCGTGGTGCTGGCCGTCCGCCTCTCCCGCAAGAATCACATGTACCCCGTGCGCAATTATTCCCCCACCGAGATGGTCTGCATCTCATCCCTGCTGCCTGAGGGGGGCGAGGTGCCCCCTGCCACGACCAATGGGGGCCTGCCCAATGCCAAGAGCCAGGGCATAAAGGCGGAGCCTGGGGAGGGCCGAGACGGGGACGACCTCACCTTGCAGAGCTTCCTCCCTTAA